One window from the genome of Pseudonocardia hierapolitana encodes:
- a CDS encoding FmdB family zinc ribbon protein, translating into MPIYVYRCDCGERFERLVGIDAPTPGCPACGGTPQKIPAGPSLLGQAGTGLSKEQMPQTWRGTYNGDREYVTGLRRQWDQRQRLEAKHPELAGDQRPIIAHEGRFHGAPLRAGDPVPGPSQGHGHGHGHGHGHGHGHGHGHSPPPAKPTDSGSS; encoded by the coding sequence GTGCCGATCTACGTCTACCGGTGCGACTGCGGCGAGCGCTTCGAGCGGCTCGTCGGGATCGACGCGCCGACGCCGGGCTGCCCGGCCTGTGGTGGCACCCCGCAGAAGATCCCGGCCGGGCCGAGCCTGCTCGGCCAGGCCGGGACCGGGCTCTCCAAGGAGCAGATGCCGCAGACGTGGCGCGGCACGTACAACGGCGACCGCGAGTACGTCACCGGCCTGCGGCGGCAGTGGGACCAGCGGCAGCGGCTGGAGGCGAAGCACCCCGAGCTGGCCGGTGACCAGCGGCCGATCATCGCCCACGAGGGCCGGTTCCACGGCGCGCCGCTGCGGGCGGGGGACCCGGTGCCCGGCCCCAGCCAGGGTCATGGTCATGGGCACGGTCATGGGCACGGTCATGGGCACGGCCATGGGCACGGCCACAGCCCGCCCCCGGCGAAGCCGACCGACTCGGGGAGCTCATGA